From a region of the Procambarus clarkii isolate CNS0578487 chromosome 2, FALCON_Pclarkii_2.0, whole genome shotgun sequence genome:
- the LOC138349533 gene encoding UDP-glycosyltransferase UGT5-like isoform X2, with protein MKLAPLCVLVAAVAGVVAGELAPPERSYKILMLLPVTTKSHRNVFMPLAEALADRGHEVVMLTNHPKSSRHPNVTEVTHGLPYFKEENMNMFDVRKDLAHLVKGIPAIARELYHVPAVKDLYRRRKEFDLMFIDFLLNDVAYPFVHEVPFVSVLATAVNARQAAIMGNVYNPAYVTNNLFPHAIPLTPWKQFLNTLVHILQPIYFNSWLYLPMVQKEISAQFPELPPLLDLERNMSLALINTHFSIGIPLPLLPSQVEVGGMHCRPASPLPQELESWITGAGSAGVIYFSLGSITQGTDMPVQYRDLFVQAFRRLPQRVIWKYEGVIENVPDNVMITKWLPQQDILAHDNVKVFITHCGLLGLQEAVYHATPLLALPVFVDQPRNALIVRESRLGRSLVWEEITVDIIVDALIDIINDPKYKENVMRMSERMRDRPTSPRELAVFWTEYVIRHRGAPQLRSPAAQLSWVEFLMLDVLLLLLLALFLLLFILRRFFRGIAAKLFCSDGNKKKNSYLR; from the exons ATGAAGTTGGCGccgctgtgtgtgttggtggcggctgtggcgggggTCGTCGCGGGGGAGTTGGCGCCCCCTGAGAGGTCCTACAAGATCCTGATGCTCCTCCCCGTCACTACCAAGAGCCACAGGAACGTCTTCATGCCTCTCGCTGAGGCTCTGGCCGACCGTGGACACGAG GTAGTGATGTTGACCAACCACCCGAAGTCATCCAGACATCCAAATGTCACTGAAGTTACTCACGGTCTTCCGTACTTCAAGGAAGagaatatgaacatgtttgacGTCAGGAAAGACCTGGCACATTTAGTGAAAGGGATACCGGCCATCGCCAGGGAATTGTATCATGTTCCAGCCGTGAAGGACCTCTACCGGAGGAGGAAAGAGTTTGACCTCATGTTCATCGATTTCTTGTTGAATGAT GTGGCATATCCATTCGTGCATGAGGTTCCATTCGTATCCGTACTAGCAACAGCGGTAAACGCACGTCAGGCAGCCATTATGGGCAACGTTTACAACCCAGCTTATGTAACAAACAACTTATTCCCGCATGCCATCCCGCTGACGCCCTGGAAGCAGTTCCtcaacacacttgtacacatactTCAACCCATCTATTTTAATTCATGGTTGTACTTACCCATGGTGCAAAAAGAG ATCTCTGCACAGTTCCCGGAGCTGCCGCCGCTGTTAGACCTGGAGAGGAACATGAGTCTGGCGCTGATCAACACCCACTTTAGCATTGGTATACCACTGCCTCTCCTGCCGTCACAGGTGGAGGTGGGCGGCATGCACTGTCGACCCGCCAGTCCTCTGCCTCAG GAGCTGGAGTCATGGATCACAGGGGCGGGGTCCGCTGGCGTCATCTACTTCAGTTTGGGCTCCATAACACAAGGCACCGACATGCCAGTCCAGTACCGCGACCTCTTCGTCCAGGCCTTCCGCAGGCTGCCGCAGCGCGTCATCTGGAAATACGAAGGTGTGATAGAGAACGTTCCTGACAATGTGATGATCACCAAGTGGCTTCCCCAGCAGGATATTCTCG CCCACGACAACGTCAAGGTGTTCATCACGCACTGTGGTCTCTTGGGTCTGCAGGAGGCCGTCTACCATGCGACTCCCCTCCTCGCCCTCCCTGTGTTCGTAGACCAGCCAAGGAATGCTCTCATAGTGAGGGAGTCTCGTCTGGGGCGCTCTCTGGTGTGGGAGGAGATCACTGTTGACATCATTGTCGACGCTCTCATCGATATCATCAACGACCCCAA GTATAAAGAAAACGTGATGAGGATGTCAGAAAGGATGAGGGACCGGCCGACGTCGCCCAGGGAGCTGGCAGTGTTCTGGACGGAGTACGTCATCCGCCACCGTGGGGCGCCCCAGCTGAGGTCCCCGGCGGCACAGCTCTCCTGGGTGGAGTTCCTCATGCTCGacgtcctgctcctcctcctcctggctctcttcctcctcctcttcatcctACGTCGCTTCTTCAGGGGCATCGCTGCTAAACTGTTTTGTAGTGACGGTAACAAGAAGAAAAATAGTTACCTACGATGA
- the LOC138349533 gene encoding UDP-glycosyltransferase UGT5-like isoform X1 yields MFIYAAFSHMKLAPLCVLVAAVAGVVAGELAPPERSYKILMLLPVTTKSHRNVFMPLAEALADRGHEVVMLTNHPKSSRHPNVTEVTHGLPYFKEENMNMFDVRKDLAHLVKGIPAIARELYHVPAVKDLYRRRKEFDLMFIDFLLNDVAYPFVHEVPFVSVLATAVNARQAAIMGNVYNPAYVTNNLFPHAIPLTPWKQFLNTLVHILQPIYFNSWLYLPMVQKEISAQFPELPPLLDLERNMSLALINTHFSIGIPLPLLPSQVEVGGMHCRPASPLPQELESWITGAGSAGVIYFSLGSITQGTDMPVQYRDLFVQAFRRLPQRVIWKYEGVIENVPDNVMITKWLPQQDILAHDNVKVFITHCGLLGLQEAVYHATPLLALPVFVDQPRNALIVRESRLGRSLVWEEITVDIIVDALIDIINDPKYKENVMRMSERMRDRPTSPRELAVFWTEYVIRHRGAPQLRSPAAQLSWVEFLMLDVLLLLLLALFLLLFILRRFFRGIAAKLFCSDGNKKKNSYLR; encoded by the exons ATGTTCAtctatgcagctttctcacat ATGAAGTTGGCGccgctgtgtgtgttggtggcggctgtggcgggggTCGTCGCGGGGGAGTTGGCGCCCCCTGAGAGGTCCTACAAGATCCTGATGCTCCTCCCCGTCACTACCAAGAGCCACAGGAACGTCTTCATGCCTCTCGCTGAGGCTCTGGCCGACCGTGGACACGAG GTAGTGATGTTGACCAACCACCCGAAGTCATCCAGACATCCAAATGTCACTGAAGTTACTCACGGTCTTCCGTACTTCAAGGAAGagaatatgaacatgtttgacGTCAGGAAAGACCTGGCACATTTAGTGAAAGGGATACCGGCCATCGCCAGGGAATTGTATCATGTTCCAGCCGTGAAGGACCTCTACCGGAGGAGGAAAGAGTTTGACCTCATGTTCATCGATTTCTTGTTGAATGAT GTGGCATATCCATTCGTGCATGAGGTTCCATTCGTATCCGTACTAGCAACAGCGGTAAACGCACGTCAGGCAGCCATTATGGGCAACGTTTACAACCCAGCTTATGTAACAAACAACTTATTCCCGCATGCCATCCCGCTGACGCCCTGGAAGCAGTTCCtcaacacacttgtacacatactTCAACCCATCTATTTTAATTCATGGTTGTACTTACCCATGGTGCAAAAAGAG ATCTCTGCACAGTTCCCGGAGCTGCCGCCGCTGTTAGACCTGGAGAGGAACATGAGTCTGGCGCTGATCAACACCCACTTTAGCATTGGTATACCACTGCCTCTCCTGCCGTCACAGGTGGAGGTGGGCGGCATGCACTGTCGACCCGCCAGTCCTCTGCCTCAG GAGCTGGAGTCATGGATCACAGGGGCGGGGTCCGCTGGCGTCATCTACTTCAGTTTGGGCTCCATAACACAAGGCACCGACATGCCAGTCCAGTACCGCGACCTCTTCGTCCAGGCCTTCCGCAGGCTGCCGCAGCGCGTCATCTGGAAATACGAAGGTGTGATAGAGAACGTTCCTGACAATGTGATGATCACCAAGTGGCTTCCCCAGCAGGATATTCTCG CCCACGACAACGTCAAGGTGTTCATCACGCACTGTGGTCTCTTGGGTCTGCAGGAGGCCGTCTACCATGCGACTCCCCTCCTCGCCCTCCCTGTGTTCGTAGACCAGCCAAGGAATGCTCTCATAGTGAGGGAGTCTCGTCTGGGGCGCTCTCTGGTGTGGGAGGAGATCACTGTTGACATCATTGTCGACGCTCTCATCGATATCATCAACGACCCCAA GTATAAAGAAAACGTGATGAGGATGTCAGAAAGGATGAGGGACCGGCCGACGTCGCCCAGGGAGCTGGCAGTGTTCTGGACGGAGTACGTCATCCGCCACCGTGGGGCGCCCCAGCTGAGGTCCCCGGCGGCACAGCTCTCCTGGGTGGAGTTCCTCATGCTCGacgtcctgctcctcctcctcctggctctcttcctcctcctcttcatcctACGTCGCTTCTTCAGGGGCATCGCTGCTAAACTGTTTTGTAGTGACGGTAACAAGAAGAAAAATAGTTACCTACGATGA